From a single Diceros bicornis minor isolate mBicDic1 chromosome 6, mDicBic1.mat.cur, whole genome shotgun sequence genomic region:
- the LOC131407260 gene encoding guanine nucleotide-binding protein G(I)/G(S)/G(O) subunit gamma-12-like gives MPSTTASTNNTAHARRTVKQLRFEASTGRRKVSTASADLMSYCEEHARSASLLTRIPTSEKPFQG, from the coding sequence ATGCCCAGCACAACAGCAAGCACCAACAACACAGCCCACGCAAGGAGAACTGTGAAGCAGTTACGATTCGAAGCCTCCACTGGAAGAAGAAAGGTTTCAACAGCATCAGCGGACCTCATGTCTTACTGTGAGGAGCATGCCAGGAGTGCCTCTTTGCTGACAAGGATACCAACTTCAGAAAAACCTTTTCAAGGATAA